CAATGAAGAGAGAATACGTTAAATTATATAATGGTTTCTTATGTTGTGGTGTGGCCTACCTTATTTAAAAATTTGCTTTTAATTATTAAAAAAGTCATCTTATTTAGCTTGAAACTATCTCGAGATCGACTCAAGATCGTTACAACCTGAGCACGAGCCACTTTCTATCGCTCGACCTTGAGCTGCACTCAGTTTAAGCTCACTCGAATTTTAGTGTAAGTTGAGCCAAACCTAATCCAATTCATTCaaactcgactcgtttgcagccctaagTACAACGCCCCTTTTATGTGAGGAGGAGATCAAATGGTATCAAGGCTCAAAGGCACAATTTCTGGTCCAAGCCGACCACAATACAAAATACTTCCATTTGTTGGCCAATGGCAAACATAGCAAGGAACGGAATTTCATGCTAAACCAGGATGAGGGCCGAATTGAGGAGACGAGCCTTCAAACATTACATCACTAATTATTATAAGATTTGTTTTTTGGACCTGCAGTCAAAAGTAATTTCTCTCTAGACAGATCATTCATAGATGACATCTCTAGGCAGAAAAATGAGTTTTTAATAGCTCTGTTCTCTCAAAACAAAATATGGGATGATGTCTTTCATACGAAACATAACAAGGCTCGTGAGCCGGATGGCTTCTTGGCCAAATTTTACCAAGCTTTTGAGATGTGGTTAAGGGGGCGTCGTACAATTTTAACCAACTGCAGTCAGAAAACCTTAACATCGCTCATTTAAACTTCACGGAAATATTTAAGCTTTTGAGATGAAATCAAGGACGCAAATTGGATACAAAAATATAGTCCATATCGTAATACATTTAATATCATATCCAGATTAGACTGATGGCCGTAATAATTCACAATTAGTTAGTGTTTTAGGCCCAGTCCAATTCATGTAGTTACACGTTTCCGCGTATGTAGCGAAGGGCGCCCCTATGTCTCGCTTATAGCAAGACAGAGGGAAGCCTCGTGTCGTGAGCGCACCAGATGGGCCGGCCCTTTttagtatttttctttttttttgatttatacttccaaatattctaaGTGACTACATTACAAAAATAATTTACATAAAAACATTACAAAAAATAtattaaccaagcatttgaaaagtgTTGAATGTGTATAGAGGATGTTTCACATGTGTACGAAAAATGTATACCAAATACATACAATGTGTGTGAATAAAAGTTGATTGTGTATTTTACAAATTTAGTtaaacatttgaaaaaatgttaaaaagtattttaaaaatgtttatcaagcatttgaaaaatgttaagtgtgtatagaaaaaatatcgaccatgtattaaaaaaagatCTTGTAttctattcaaaaaatgttaaacttgtattatAATTTTTTTATATCAAGCATTTGAATGTAAAGTTTATATAGAAAAAATCTTGACCAATGTATTAAAAAAATTAATACTGCAgttgaaaaaaaatgttaatcaagcatttgaagaaTGTTAAAAAAAATTAGAACGAAGACGCTAgatgcgtccggctttaaattaacaaAGCCCACAACATAGGCAGCATAGTAGATCACCAAAGCTTACAGTCTCAAAATCCCTCGGGCCGAGCATACGTAGGAAACTCAGAGGGTTCTAAGGTAGAGAGGCCGCGAGCAAATACAAGGCCCATTGGCCATAAACAGAGCACGCAGGTGAAGAAaattaaatgtgtatataaaaaatgttgaccatctgTTAAAAATGTTTATATtgtatttgaaattttttaataaataatttgaaaatgtttaaaagtgcgtataggaaaaatgttgaccctgtattaaaaaaatgttaatcttgtatctaaaaaatgttaatcaagcatttggaaatgtTTAAAGGTGTGTgtaggaaaaatgttgaccatgtattataaaaattgatcttgtatttaaaaaatactaatcaagcatttaaaaaatgttaaaattTTGTAGAGaacaaatgttgaccatgtattcaaaaaatgttaaatgtgaattagaaaaatatttttGACGTATACAAAAAATGGAGAGTGAAAACCAAAAAAAGAAGGAAAGCCGATAAAAACAATGAAAGAAACAAAGACAAACGAAAtgacagaaaagaaaaaacaaaacaaaacaaaaaaaggaaaaagaataaaACAGAAGAaacacaaaagaaaacaaaaaaacagtgAAAACAAAGAAGGAAACGAAGAAAAACCGGTGAAAAAAGAAtgacaaaacaacaacaacaacaacaacaacaaaaaaccagAAAAACCAATGAAAACTTTCTCTTTCACCCTCAAATAGGTCGCGACCTAGTAGTTTACGCAAAGGTGAAGCTAGCTTAGTGGCTAGCAGCGTTGTCCGTCAGCCAGGATCAAATCCTGGTTTCTCACCTTTTTCTTCTCCCTTTGTTTTAAACATGTGTTAACGGGTCGGCCCAGTAGCTACAGTGCGAGGGTATTCGTTTCAGCATGAGCAAAGAAAAATGAGAACaaaaaaacagagaataaaaaaataaaacaaaaaacaaaagaaaatgaaaatgaaaaaaacgTAAGAAACAGATAGAAAAGAAAAAACAGtgaaaacaaagaaagaaacaaagaaaaacggTGAAAAGAGAATGACAAAAGAACAACAAAAACCTAGGAAAACCAATGCAAAACTGGTTGCTTTACCCTCAACTAGGTCGCGCCCTAGTAGCTTAGTGGCTAGCAGCGTTGCCCGTCAGCTGGGATCGAATCCTGGTTTCTCCCCTTTTTCTTCTCCCTTTCTTTTAAACGTGCGCTAACTGGTCGGCCCCGTAGCTACAGTGCAAGGGCATTCGCTTCAGCGAGACAGAACTAACACTTGCGTGAAGCGAGATATAGTCACCGTGTGTACCAAAGCCCAACTAAACAAGCCCATGATCAGGCCATCGTGGTTAAGCATATTTTTTTTCATCTCGTTGCCCCATGACCTAGCGCCGCACGTCGTCTCGGATTGGATCGGCTGATCGACGTGGTGGTTTTTCGCTTCATTTGCGCATGACTGGCCGCCACCGCTGTCCATCGACTGCCAATCACCAGGCTGTAGGAGACACACACACGGCCGGCTATCGGGTTTCTAGTGTGCTACGGTGTTAATCATGGCTGCTCTATCTGGATTGCTTCTGCGGAGGTGTTTCTCAAGTTCACCACTGCGTCTACTTGATCTGCGCTCTAAATCTGAAGGTAAATTGATCCACAAACTACAACTAGTAGCTAGATCATTTCTGTATGGATTACAATCTACTACTAGTTGGGTTTTCTTCGTATGAGAACTGAAGCCAATAGATTAATTCACTAATCAGGTGTGTATCTTTTTAGCTTTCTTTTGCTAATTTTCAGTTGCCTAGTTTTTTCTTAAATCTGATTCAGTTAAATTTGCACATTAGTTAGCATGTAATTCATTCTTGAAAATGCAATCTAAGAGCAACTTTAGTCTGTGATTAATGTGTGGGAGATGCCAACGCAAAAAGAGAGTGTGCGAGATGTGAGATGAGGATGGTTGGATGTCAATTCAAAGACATAGAAAAATGGTCGAGATAAGAATATGCACTTTCTAACAAAATTATGGTATGACAcaagaacacaagggaaaacacaaaCAATACCCATATTCGCCTCCGGCACCGTAAAAGGACTCTTCCAAACTTCCAAAGTCAAGAGACCATAATCAGGTTCGCATTTGCACGGCTTGACTTGTCGCCGGCATAGCACACCTACACTCACATCTGTTACTGTAAGAGCAAGAGCCAACCCTCTGCGACTCCCTTGCATCCTGTCTATATCATGTAGCGCTacatttcctttttcctttttcgttCGTCAAAGCACTGCCAGCAGTATAGTTCGTACTCCTATAATTTTAGGTTTCCTCTTGCGCTATCCAATAGCGTATAATCTGTACAACAACGGTGATCGACACCGTGACACGAGCGATCCCAGTAGGCCGAGTGCCACAGCCGGAAACATCTCAACCCTACACGATCCGTCTGCCTGTCCACATGCACGGACACTGAGACACACACGTGGCTCACTCACACGAATAGGAGAAAGCAATCACCTCCCTTCCTCGATGGTGCTGATGGTCACGTCGTTGGTGCTGCACGATCCGGTGAAGTGCGTGGACCGTGTCCGCGTCCCAGACCCGCCGGCGCcgtcctcctcatcgtcgctgGTGACCCTGAGGTGGAAATGCGGCGGCCGCCTCGGGTCCGGCAGGGGCACCCCGTCGTTGCCCAGCATCGCCGTCACGTCCGTCATCGTCGGCCGGTCCATGGCGTTGTCCTGCACGCAAAGCAGCGCCACCTTGACGCACCGCATGATGTCCGCCACCTCGCTGCAGTGGCCCAGCGTCGGGTCGACCAGCTCGAACGCTCTCCCATCCCTCCACAGCTGCCATGCCTGTCGTCCAAAAATCACACGGcacattagtttttttttttgaaacaaggcaaaagattacACGGCACATTAGTTAAGGCTTTGTTCGGTTTGAGGTGGATTTGAAGGGGATTGGCAGGGATTGAGGTGGATTAAATCCCCTGCAAGCCAAAATCTCCTTCAATCCTCTCCAATCCCCTTGGGAGAAGGATTAACCAAACAAGGCCATGGGATTCTGCAGACAGTCGCTGTCAGTGGCTTACGTTGCTGATGTGAACACTAGGAGCGACATTTTTGACCGTATGCTAACGGATAAGCCGCTCGTTTTGTATTTAGTCTATGAACAAGAAAGCTAGGGTTTAACCGTTTAAGAAATGTCTTAAGTTCGTCGGAAGCGTGTGGTGTGTTCCCGTTAACTCATGCAGCTAAAAAATCCAGCAGAAGCTTACgtagccgaggaggttgacgaaTTCTCCGTAGTGCTGGCCGTGGCCGCTGCTGTTCCTCTTGCCGCTCACTATCTCCAGCAGCAACACGCCGAAGCTGAAGACGTCAGACTTGACCGAGAAGAGGCCCTCCGAAGCATACTCAGGTGCCATGTAACCGCTGCGGCACAGCACAAAACATGGAGCATTAGTATAATCCAATCAGCACGCCGCTGCATTTAGTATTCATCAGGTTTTGCCTGTTAAAAAATGTGTAAAAATGTTTGATCAGTTTTTTTTTTCTCTTACTAGGTGCCGACCACCCTGTTGGTGTTGGCCTCCGTCATGTTGGAGCCGAAGATCCTGGCCATGCCGAAGTCGGAGATCTTGGGGTTGAGATCCTTGTCCAGCAGTATGTTGCTGGCCTTCATGTCCCGGTGAATGATGCGCACCCGGGAGTGCTTGTGCAGGTACAGGAGCCCCTGCGCGATCCCCTCCATTATGTGCCGCCGTTTCTGCCAGTCCAGCAAGGGCCCTCGCTCCTGGTCTACATTGCAAAAAGTTATCATATCATATCAGACTTTTTTTCCTACTGGTAGCATTCACGGGAAGAACTGAAGATGGTCTTAAGAAATTTTTTTGCACGTAGTTGTAATTTATGTATACCGAAGATAAAGAAGTCCAGGCTTCGGTTGGGCAGGTACTCGTAGACCAGCATCTTCTCCTCCTCCTGCACGCAGCAGCCCACGAGCTTGACGAGGTTCGTGTGCTGCAGCTTGGCGATGAGCTGGATCTCGTTCTTGAACTCCACAAGCCCCTGCCCGGACTGCGCCGCCAGCCTCTTCACCGCCACCTCCGCCCCGTCAGAAAACTTTCCCTGAAAAGAAACGGAGTGGTAACAGAAATATTAGCCTTCGATCGATCAATCAATCGGTCGCATTATTACATACATGGTTATAAATGGCGTGCCTTGTAAACCGGACCGAAGCCACCTTGTCCGAGCTTGTTCTCTTCGGAGAAATTGTCCGTGGCAGCGGCGAGCTCAGGGAAGTCGTACAAGGTGAACTCCGAGCTGCTCTCTTCGATCTTCCACAGCTTCAGCGCCTCCTCTGTCTTCGAGTTGTTCCTCTTATGTGCTTGTTCTAATTTCGTGTTTCCTGAATTGATTATATTTGCAGGTAGTACATGAGTTAGAATTAATGGTGTCGAGAGAAAGCATGGAATATTCTTGCAATGTGTTGTCTTGGCCTTACCAGCTCCTTTTCTTAGTCTTCTGATGAGCAGAAGGCAGCCAACCAACATAGAACAGAACACCGTAACGGACACGCATAGAACGATTATTAGGGTCTGCCTGTGCTTGCTTCCTGAGCGATACAAAGCAAAATATATATGAGACAATAGTATAACTACAAAACCAAAAATAGTTAAACAAATTAAGTACAGCTAGTTCTTCATGTTTTTATGgctctttttttagaaaaggaggtcatcccccggcctctgcatcgaagagatgcatacgaccactttacTTGATAAATAAAAAAGGATGTACACAGTACACTCTCGCTTACCATTGCTTTCTGTTGGTGAAGATGAGTCACCGTGTGTGCCGATCCTGACGTTGGCCATGCCGTCGTAGAACTGGTAGCCTTCATAGCGAATATTGCAACGGACGCCGACGATGCGGCCGCCCTCGCGGCCGTCGTACCACTGGCGGGTCTGCTCCTGGAGGCCCTGGAAGCAGTGCCAGCACTGCCCCGGGGAGAGGTCCGGCGTGCACTGCGCCAGGCCGTACACCGTGGGCAGCTGCGGGTTGATGTACATGACGGCGCTGGCAAACCGGCGCACCGACGAGTTGTACGCGCCGTACATGGACATCTCCCCGAACAGCGTGCCGACCAGAGACAGGAAGAAGCTCCGGGACGTGGCGTTCCGGCTGTCCCACGCGGCGTACGTCGACCCGTTCACGTCCATGGCGTTGATGACCGGGTTGTTGTCGTCCGGCCGCGCCAGGAAGTCCTCGCCGGAGTAGCGGAGGGTGCAGAGGTCGTGGAAGAACGTGGCGTCCCTCTCGCCGGCGCAGAGCGCCCGCAGCTGCGTGAACGCGTTGTCGAGGCAGCCGGAGCACGTCCTGGCGTCCGTGATGTCGCCGCGGCAGAGCGCGAGGGCGAAGACTTTGTCAGGGGAGGCGCCGATGGCCGCCGAGGCGTAGAGGGACGGAGAGGTGGAGGCGTCGGCGGGGAGCTCGGCGGTGAGGCGCGCGAGGTTGGCCCCGAAGGCGTCGCGCGCCGTGTAGTTGCCGGTGGTGCCATTGCACGAGTACTCCgagtaggcggcggcggcggcagcgatggCGCGCGGCttcaggaagaggaggaggaggaggcagggcaGGACGCCAACCATGCCGGCCTCTTTCATTTTTCTGATGGTGGTTCCCCGTAGCTTGTTGCTCTCGTTTTAAATTTTAAACGGGTTGGCAGAGTCAAAGGCTACAACAAGATGGTAGTTGTTGGTTGCTGTCATTTGCTCTCTCCGATTTTTCTGCGATGGTTCCTTTAGTCTAGTTGGCCGGGTTGACAGTCGACAGGAAGATCGCAACAAAAGAAACTTCTCTTGATAGTGCGGCAGAAAGAAAGCAAAATTCGTCAGGTGGCAAGAATTTGATTACGCAGATAGCAATTGACGAGCATTCGTTTCTACCCTGCACGTGTAAATACCAACGACCCGGCTGCGACCTGCAACAACCATGCTGAGCTGAGTTGAAACACAATTCTTTGTAGTAGTATATCTCGGCCTGCGTCTCAGCGTGTGAAACGATCGTGCGGCCGCTTGATGTTCACCAGATACACAGTCCAAAGGTTACTGTCCGATGACGGCTTGGATGGACGCATCACACTAATTATATCTACCAGAATGCTTTTCGCAGACGACTTTGAGGCTACTACTGCAGGCTGGCCTGTTTTCAAAAGCGTACTTGCTTCTAGTTTCTACCTAGTTCAGAGAAAATCAATGAACTACACCCGAAAAGAGTTGTAGTGCTATCTGCCATTTCCTAGCCTTTTGAACCATCAATGCCTGTCTTAAAGGGTTTTTTTTTCCGAAGCGGAGGcataaggccaactccagcgcacgacccTAAACGTACGTCCGTTTTACGCTGCTTTCGTCCGTTTGGGGCAGCAATAGGATCGCCCATGTTTGTTTGGAGCTGTTGCCGTGTCGGTGCGTCCAACACGCGGCCGCACAGCATATCAAGTCCGGGGTGGACGTGATATAAAAAATCGCAAAAACTCAAAGAAATgctgaaaaaaaatcaaataaacgCAAACATAAAAACATAATTAAACAGTCTTCACAGCCTTAGAACTGGCCCGTTCCATGGTTCTTAACATAAACATAAttaacataaagtaaaaacaaaagaaaagcgcCGACCGCGCGCTGCTTCCGTGCCCGTCGATGCCGTGCCTGTCGCCGTCTCCTCATGCGTTGCCGTTGTCATCCTCGTCGCCAGTGAGTTCGATGTAGGacggcggcgtccagaggtgggacGGTGGTCCCTGGAAGGTGGGAGGCGCCTGTACCACCTCCCGCCGTGGCGACGTCTCGCGCTCCGGTGACCGCGACgtcgtggggcaccagttcacggcCCCCACGGCGTCGGCCATGTTCGTGGCTGTGCACGACCAGCTCCACCTCTTGCCCATCAGGTGCGGGTGGAACGCATCGACCGGCTGCTCCTCCAGCACCTCCTCC
This region of Triticum aestivum cultivar Chinese Spring chromosome 2D, IWGSC CS RefSeq v2.1, whole genome shotgun sequence genomic DNA includes:
- the LOC123052509 gene encoding putative cysteine-rich receptor-like protein kinase 20, with product MKEAGMVGVLPCLLLLLFLKPRAIAAAAAAYSEYSCNGTTGNYTARDAFGANLARLTAELPADASTSPSLYASAAIGASPDKVFALALCRGDITDARTCSGCLDNAFTQLRALCAGERDATFFHDLCTLRYSGEDFLARPDDNNPVINAMDVNGSTYAAWDSRNATSRSFFLSLVGTLFGEMSMYGAYNSSVRRFASAVMYINPQLPTVYGLAQCTPDLSPGQCWHCFQGLQEQTRQWYDGREGGRIVGVRCNIRYEGYQFYDGMANVRIGTHGDSSSPTESNGSKHRQTLIIVLCVSVTVFCSMLVGCLLLIRRLRKGAGNTKLEQAHKRNNSKTEEALKLWKIEESSSEFTLYDFPELAAATDNFSEENKLGQGGFGPVYKGKFSDGAEVAVKRLAAQSGQGLVEFKNEIQLIAKLQHTNLVKLVGCCVQEEEKMLVYEYLPNRSLDFFIFDQERGPLLDWQKRRHIMEGIAQGLLYLHKHSRVRIIHRDMKASNILLDKDLNPKISDFGMARIFGSNMTEANTNRVVGTYGYMAPEYASEGLFSVKSDVFSFGVLLLEIVSGKRNSSGHGQHYGEFVNLLGYAWQLWRDGRAFELVDPTLGHCSEVADIMRCVKVALLCVQDNAMDRPTMTDVTAMLGNDGVPLPDPRRPPHFHLRVTSDDEEDGAGGSGTRTRSTHFTGSCSTNDVTISTIEEGR